GCGGTGAATTCACCCATGCGGCCACGATCGAGACCGCCAAGGTGCTGATCTGGTTCGCGGCAGGACTGCCGGCTTATGTATTGATCCGCGTGCTGCAACCGGGCTTTTTCGCGCGCGAGGATACGGTGACGCCGACGATCTTCGCGGGTATTTCGGTAGTGGTGAACATCGTGCTCTCGCTGCTGCTTTTCCCGAGTCTCCAGCATGTCGGCATCGGCATTGCGACCTCGGCAGCGGCCTGGGTCAATACGCTCCTCTTGGGCTTCTTCCTCTATCGGCGCAGCCATTTCGTGCTGCCGGCCGCCGAGTGGCGGCGCCATGCGGTGATCGTGGCGATTTCTGCCCTGATGGCTGGTGTGCTCTATGGGCTTGCGGTGCTGATGGCGCCGCTCTTTGCCGCCAATATCCTGGTGCAGCTCGTTGCGCTCGGTTTCCTTGTCGGGTTCGGCATGGCGCTTTATTTCGCGCTCGTGCACGTGACCCGCGTACAGCCGCTGGGCGTATTGCTCAAGCGGTTGCGGCGTCGACCGGCCTGATCCATCCCCTTGCGCTTTCCAGCCGCTTTTTGCGATAAGCCCATCCGTCCGCTTCCATAACGAGACTCTTGAGAATGGCCTTCACCCAGCGCGTGTTTTCCGGCATCCAGCCTTCGGGCGACCTGCACCTCGGCAATTATCTTGGCGCCATCCGCCGCTTCGTGCCTCTGCAGGACCAGTACGACTGCATCTATTGCGTGGTCGACATGCATGCCATCACCGTCTGGCAGGAGCCGAACGACCTTCGCCGCGCCACGCGCGAAGTCGCAGCCGCCTATATCGCTGCGGGAATCGATCCCAAGAAGGCCATCGTCTTCAACCAGAGCCAGGTGATGCAGCACGCCGAGCTCGCCTGGGTGTTCAACTGCATCGCCCGCATCGGGTGGATGTATCGGATGACCCAGTTCAAGGACAAAGCCGGCAAGAACTCGGAAAACGTCTCGCTGGGCCTCCTCGCCTATCCTTCGCTGATGGCGGCCGACATCCTGCTCTACAAGGCCACGCACGTGCCGGTCGGCGACGACCAGAAGCAGCATCTCGAACTCACGCGCGACATCGCCCAGAAATTCAACAACGATTACAGCGCCTCGATCAAGGAACAGGGGCTGGACCCCGAATTCTTCCCGACCACCGAGCCGATGATCGCCGGTCCCGCCACACGCATCATGTCGCTGCGCGACGGCACCAAGAAGATGAGCAAGTCGGACCCGTCCGACCAGTCGCGCATCTCGCTGCTCGACGATGCCGACGGCATCGCCAAGAAGATCAAGCGCGCGACGACCGATCCCGAACCGCTGCCGAGCGAGGTCGAGGGCCTCAAAGGGCGCGCCGAGGCCGACAACCTCGTGGGCATCTATGCCGCGCTCTCGGACAAGTCCAAGGCCGAGGTGCTGGCGCAGTTCGGCGGGCAGGGCTGGGGCGTTTTCAAGCCGGCCCTGGCCGAGCTGGCCGTCTCCGTCCTCGGCCCGGTTTCCGGCGAGATGAAGCGGCTGGTGAACGATCCGGCGACGATCGACGGTATCCTGCGCGACGGCGCCAATCGGGCCCGCGCCATTGCCGAAGATACGATGCGCGAAGTGCGCAACATCGTCGGTTTCATCCGCTGACCTTGCGGGACGACCGGCGGAATGAAATTATGAACGCATCCGACGGACAACGACGGGGGCGGCGTCTTGGCTGAAATAGATGGCGAATACCGGCGCAAATTCCTCGTTTTCATCGACGATAGCGAGGAATGCGACCGGGCGGTGACCTTTGCGGCCTATCGCACGCGCAGGACCGGCGGCACCGTGGTGCTGATGTCTGTGCTCGAACCCCCGGGCTTCAAGGGGCTGGGCGTGGAGGACGTGCTTCGTGCCGAGGCGCTCGAAGAGGCCGAGCAGAACCTCTCCAAGCGCCTGCGGCGCATTGCCGAGATCGGCGCGATCAAGACCGAAACGGTGATCCGCGAAGGCCGGCCGGCCGACCAGATCGAGGCGGTGATCCAGCAGGATCCGGGCATTGCGATTCTGGTGCTGGCGGCGGCGACGAATGCCGAGGGGCCGAATGCGCTCATCGCGCACTTTGCCGGCAATAGCCGGCTGCACGTGCTGGTGACAGTGGTGCCGGGCTCGATGAGCGACGAGGAAATCGTCGCGGTCAGCTAGTGCTGACTGCAGTATCCGTGGCTTACTGGGCATGGCCGCCGGACGGCCCCTCC
The sequence above is a segment of the Paradevosia shaoguanensis genome. Coding sequences within it:
- a CDS encoding universal stress protein encodes the protein MAEIDGEYRRKFLVFIDDSEECDRAVTFAAYRTRRTGGTVVLMSVLEPPGFKGLGVEDVLRAEALEEAEQNLSKRLRRIAEIGAIKTETVIREGRPADQIEAVIQQDPGIAILVLAAATNAEGPNALIAHFAGNSRLHVLVTVVPGSMSDEEIVAVS
- the trpS gene encoding tryptophan--tRNA ligase; translation: MAFTQRVFSGIQPSGDLHLGNYLGAIRRFVPLQDQYDCIYCVVDMHAITVWQEPNDLRRATREVAAAYIAAGIDPKKAIVFNQSQVMQHAELAWVFNCIARIGWMYRMTQFKDKAGKNSENVSLGLLAYPSLMAADILLYKATHVPVGDDQKQHLELTRDIAQKFNNDYSASIKEQGLDPEFFPTTEPMIAGPATRIMSLRDGTKKMSKSDPSDQSRISLLDDADGIAKKIKRATTDPEPLPSEVEGLKGRAEADNLVGIYAALSDKSKAEVLAQFGGQGWGVFKPALAELAVSVLGPVSGEMKRLVNDPATIDGILRDGANRARAIAEDTMREVRNIVGFIR